From Oncorhynchus mykiss isolate Arlee chromosome 6, USDA_OmykA_1.1, whole genome shotgun sequence, the proteins below share one genomic window:
- the LOC118964922 gene encoding uncharacterized protein LOC118964922 isoform X2 yields MIMDMLSVFMVMTLVGKCQGNTYLNYQEKEEAISLQCEERIWQLDLNEDNMVDCTFNCSLHDNEKKCDQDPKCNNTVFTLEKTPCKNSIKQCLNMKLGKHVTGFFACFHTFPSNNQHLFPFKPSKHQVESFIVAFVEPEMVIFYSDVETKTSVTKQHGESVNLACNFTVAKDYSHLPFSLYWIKTVSGNSSTCLYSYSFDSNGQLYDHHCLIDEALLKRRSNTSSIPLTVPIFHNLKISNATYSDSGQYVCALQVLKNRKGHWKVITNVTVTVNGEFNNHPNRNDTALLYTPGDPYIPLYVVGALFFFCLFVTVIVMMKNTKISQESHTLRMKREDDAEETINSDCSPYAEGRGEDGGALLTSEAD; encoded by the exons ATGATCATGGATATGCTATCTGTCTTCATGGTGATGACTCTCGTAGGAAAATGTCAAG GGAACACTTATCTAAATTATCAAGAGAAAGAGGAAGCTATATCCTTACAATGTGAAGAGAGAATTTGGCAACTTGATCTAAATGAAGACAATATGGTGGATTGCACTTTTAATTGCAGTCTTCATGACAATGAGAAGAAATGTGACCAAGATCCGAAGTGCaataatacagtatttacattaGAAAAAACTCCCTGCAAAAACAGTATCAAacaatgtttaaatatgaaattgGGGAAACACGTCACTGGATTCTTTGCATGTTTTCATACCTTTCCATCAAATAACCAACACTTATTCCCCTTTAAACCTTCAAAACATCAGGTGGAATCATTTATTGTGGCATTTGTTGAACCAGAGA TGGTGATATTCTACTCTGATGTGGAAACTAAAACGTCTGTTACCAAACAGCATGGAGAATCAGTCAACCTTGCATGTAATTTCACAGTAGCCAAAGATTACTCTCACCTTCCATTTTCATTGTATTGGATCAAAACCGTCAGTGGCAACAGTAGCACATGTCTTTATTCTTATTCTTTTGATAGTAATGGACAATTATATGACCACCATTGTCTCATTGATGAGGCCCTGCTGAAACGAAGGTCAAATACTTCATCTATTCCCCTAACAGTCCCTATCTTTCATAACCTTAAGATCAGCAATGCCACATATTCAGACAGCGGACAGTATGTTTGTGCCTTACAGGTGCTTAAGAATAGAAAAGGGCACTGGAAGGTAATAACTAATGTCACAGTCACTGTGAATGGAGAATTCAACAACCACCCCAATAGGAATGACACAGCCCTGTTATATACTCCTG GGGATCCTTACATACCACTGTATGTAGTGGGAGCCTTGTTCTTCTTCTGCCTGTTTGTTACTGTCATTGTCATGATGAAAAATACCAAGATTTCGCAAG AATCTCACACTCTGAGAATGAAAAG AGAAGACGATGCAGAAGAGACAATTAACTCCGACT GTTCCCCATATGctgagggcagaggagaggatgggggggcTCTACTCACTTCTGAAGCTGACTGA
- the LOC118964922 gene encoding uncharacterized protein LOC118964922 isoform X1 produces MIMDMLSVFMVMTLVGKCQGNTYLNYQEKEEAISLQCEERIWQLDLNEDNMVDCTFNCSLHDNEKKCDQDPKCNNTVFTLEKTPCKNSIKQCLNMKLGKHVTGFFACFHTFPSNNQHLFPFKPSKHQVESFIVAFVEPEMVIFYSDVETKTSVTKQHGESVNLACNFTVAKDYSHLPFSLYWIKTVSGNSSTCLYSYSFDSNGQLYDHHCLIDEALLKRRSNTSSIPLTVPIFHNLKISNATYSDSGQYVCALQVLKNRKGHWKVITNVTVTVNGEFNNHPNRNDTALLYTPGDPYIPLYVVGALFFFCLFVTVIVMMKNTKISQAESHTLRMKREDDAEETINSDCSPYAEGRGEDGGALLTSEAD; encoded by the exons ATGATCATGGATATGCTATCTGTCTTCATGGTGATGACTCTCGTAGGAAAATGTCAAG GGAACACTTATCTAAATTATCAAGAGAAAGAGGAAGCTATATCCTTACAATGTGAAGAGAGAATTTGGCAACTTGATCTAAATGAAGACAATATGGTGGATTGCACTTTTAATTGCAGTCTTCATGACAATGAGAAGAAATGTGACCAAGATCCGAAGTGCaataatacagtatttacattaGAAAAAACTCCCTGCAAAAACAGTATCAAacaatgtttaaatatgaaattgGGGAAACACGTCACTGGATTCTTTGCATGTTTTCATACCTTTCCATCAAATAACCAACACTTATTCCCCTTTAAACCTTCAAAACATCAGGTGGAATCATTTATTGTGGCATTTGTTGAACCAGAGA TGGTGATATTCTACTCTGATGTGGAAACTAAAACGTCTGTTACCAAACAGCATGGAGAATCAGTCAACCTTGCATGTAATTTCACAGTAGCCAAAGATTACTCTCACCTTCCATTTTCATTGTATTGGATCAAAACCGTCAGTGGCAACAGTAGCACATGTCTTTATTCTTATTCTTTTGATAGTAATGGACAATTATATGACCACCATTGTCTCATTGATGAGGCCCTGCTGAAACGAAGGTCAAATACTTCATCTATTCCCCTAACAGTCCCTATCTTTCATAACCTTAAGATCAGCAATGCCACATATTCAGACAGCGGACAGTATGTTTGTGCCTTACAGGTGCTTAAGAATAGAAAAGGGCACTGGAAGGTAATAACTAATGTCACAGTCACTGTGAATGGAGAATTCAACAACCACCCCAATAGGAATGACACAGCCCTGTTATATACTCCTG GGGATCCTTACATACCACTGTATGTAGTGGGAGCCTTGTTCTTCTTCTGCCTGTTTGTTACTGTCATTGTCATGATGAAAAATACCAAGATTTCGCAAG CAGAATCTCACACTCTGAGAATGAAAAG AGAAGACGATGCAGAAGAGACAATTAACTCCGACT GTTCCCCATATGctgagggcagaggagaggatgggggggcTCTACTCACTTCTGAAGCTGACTGA
- the LOC118964922 gene encoding uncharacterized protein LOC118964922 isoform X5, with protein sequence MVDCTFNCSLHDNEKKCDQDPKCNNTVFTLEKTPCKNSIKQCLNMKLGKHVTGFFACFHTFPSNNQHLFPFKPSKHQVESFIVAFVEPEMVIFYSDVETKTSVTKQHGESVNLACNFTVAKDYSHLPFSLYWIKTVSGNSSTCLYSYSFDSNGQLYDHHCLIDEALLKRRSNTSSIPLTVPIFHNLKISNATYSDSGQYVCALQVLKNRKGHWKVITNVTVTVNGEFNNHPNRNDTALLYTPGDPYIPLYVVGALFFFCLFVTVIVMMKNTKISQAESHTLRMKREDDAEETINSDCSPYAEGRGEDGGALLTSEAD encoded by the exons ATGGTGGATTGCACTTTTAATTGCAGTCTTCATGACAATGAGAAGAAATGTGACCAAGATCCGAAGTGCaataatacagtatttacattaGAAAAAACTCCCTGCAAAAACAGTATCAAacaatgtttaaatatgaaattgGGGAAACACGTCACTGGATTCTTTGCATGTTTTCATACCTTTCCATCAAATAACCAACACTTATTCCCCTTTAAACCTTCAAAACATCAGGTGGAATCATTTATTGTGGCATTTGTTGAACCAGAGA TGGTGATATTCTACTCTGATGTGGAAACTAAAACGTCTGTTACCAAACAGCATGGAGAATCAGTCAACCTTGCATGTAATTTCACAGTAGCCAAAGATTACTCTCACCTTCCATTTTCATTGTATTGGATCAAAACCGTCAGTGGCAACAGTAGCACATGTCTTTATTCTTATTCTTTTGATAGTAATGGACAATTATATGACCACCATTGTCTCATTGATGAGGCCCTGCTGAAACGAAGGTCAAATACTTCATCTATTCCCCTAACAGTCCCTATCTTTCATAACCTTAAGATCAGCAATGCCACATATTCAGACAGCGGACAGTATGTTTGTGCCTTACAGGTGCTTAAGAATAGAAAAGGGCACTGGAAGGTAATAACTAATGTCACAGTCACTGTGAATGGAGAATTCAACAACCACCCCAATAGGAATGACACAGCCCTGTTATATACTCCTG GGGATCCTTACATACCACTGTATGTAGTGGGAGCCTTGTTCTTCTTCTGCCTGTTTGTTACTGTCATTGTCATGATGAAAAATACCAAGATTTCGCAAG CAGAATCTCACACTCTGAGAATGAAAAG AGAAGACGATGCAGAAGAGACAATTAACTCCGACT GTTCCCCATATGctgagggcagaggagaggatgggggggcTCTACTCACTTCTGAAGCTGACTGA
- the LOC118964922 gene encoding uncharacterized protein LOC118964922 isoform X4, translating into MIMDMLSVFMVMTLVGKCQGNTYLNYQEKEEAISLQCEERIWQLDLNEDNMVDCTFNCSLHDNEKKCDQDPKCNNTVFTLEKTPCKNSIKQCLNMKLGKHVTGFFACFHTFPSNNQHLFPFKPSKHQVESFIVAFVEPEMVIFYSDVETKTSVTKQHGESVNLACNFTVAKDYSHLPFSLYWIKTVSGNSSTCLYSYSFDSNGQLYDHHCLIDEALLKRRSNTSSIPLTVPIFHNLKISNATYSDSGQYVCALQVLKNRKGHWKVITNVTVTVNGEFNNHPNRNDTALLYTPGDPYIPLYVVGALFFFCLFVTVIVMMKNTKISQESHTLRMKRFPIC; encoded by the exons ATGATCATGGATATGCTATCTGTCTTCATGGTGATGACTCTCGTAGGAAAATGTCAAG GGAACACTTATCTAAATTATCAAGAGAAAGAGGAAGCTATATCCTTACAATGTGAAGAGAGAATTTGGCAACTTGATCTAAATGAAGACAATATGGTGGATTGCACTTTTAATTGCAGTCTTCATGACAATGAGAAGAAATGTGACCAAGATCCGAAGTGCaataatacagtatttacattaGAAAAAACTCCCTGCAAAAACAGTATCAAacaatgtttaaatatgaaattgGGGAAACACGTCACTGGATTCTTTGCATGTTTTCATACCTTTCCATCAAATAACCAACACTTATTCCCCTTTAAACCTTCAAAACATCAGGTGGAATCATTTATTGTGGCATTTGTTGAACCAGAGA TGGTGATATTCTACTCTGATGTGGAAACTAAAACGTCTGTTACCAAACAGCATGGAGAATCAGTCAACCTTGCATGTAATTTCACAGTAGCCAAAGATTACTCTCACCTTCCATTTTCATTGTATTGGATCAAAACCGTCAGTGGCAACAGTAGCACATGTCTTTATTCTTATTCTTTTGATAGTAATGGACAATTATATGACCACCATTGTCTCATTGATGAGGCCCTGCTGAAACGAAGGTCAAATACTTCATCTATTCCCCTAACAGTCCCTATCTTTCATAACCTTAAGATCAGCAATGCCACATATTCAGACAGCGGACAGTATGTTTGTGCCTTACAGGTGCTTAAGAATAGAAAAGGGCACTGGAAGGTAATAACTAATGTCACAGTCACTGTGAATGGAGAATTCAACAACCACCCCAATAGGAATGACACAGCCCTGTTATATACTCCTG GGGATCCTTACATACCACTGTATGTAGTGGGAGCCTTGTTCTTCTTCTGCCTGTTTGTTACTGTCATTGTCATGATGAAAAATACCAAGATTTCGCAAG AATCTCACACTCTGAGAATGAAAAG GTTCCCCATATGctga
- the LOC118964922 gene encoding uncharacterized protein LOC118964922 isoform X3 yields the protein MIMDMLSVFMVMTLVGKCQGNTYLNYQEKEEAISLQCEERIWQLDLNEDNMVDCTFNCSLHDNEKKCDQDPKCNNTVFTLEKTPCKNSIKQCLNMKLGKHVTGFFACFHTFPSNNQHLFPFKPSKHQVESFIVAFVEPEMVIFYSDVETKTSVTKQHGESVNLACNFTVAKDYSHLPFSLYWIKTVSGNSSTCLYSYSFDSNGQLYDHHCLIDEALLKRRSNTSSIPLTVPIFHNLKISNATYSDSGQYVCALQVLKNRKGHWKVITNVTVTVNGEFNNHPNRNDTALLYTPGDPYIPLYVVGALFFFCLFVTVIVMMKNTKISQAESHTLRMKRFPIC from the exons ATGATCATGGATATGCTATCTGTCTTCATGGTGATGACTCTCGTAGGAAAATGTCAAG GGAACACTTATCTAAATTATCAAGAGAAAGAGGAAGCTATATCCTTACAATGTGAAGAGAGAATTTGGCAACTTGATCTAAATGAAGACAATATGGTGGATTGCACTTTTAATTGCAGTCTTCATGACAATGAGAAGAAATGTGACCAAGATCCGAAGTGCaataatacagtatttacattaGAAAAAACTCCCTGCAAAAACAGTATCAAacaatgtttaaatatgaaattgGGGAAACACGTCACTGGATTCTTTGCATGTTTTCATACCTTTCCATCAAATAACCAACACTTATTCCCCTTTAAACCTTCAAAACATCAGGTGGAATCATTTATTGTGGCATTTGTTGAACCAGAGA TGGTGATATTCTACTCTGATGTGGAAACTAAAACGTCTGTTACCAAACAGCATGGAGAATCAGTCAACCTTGCATGTAATTTCACAGTAGCCAAAGATTACTCTCACCTTCCATTTTCATTGTATTGGATCAAAACCGTCAGTGGCAACAGTAGCACATGTCTTTATTCTTATTCTTTTGATAGTAATGGACAATTATATGACCACCATTGTCTCATTGATGAGGCCCTGCTGAAACGAAGGTCAAATACTTCATCTATTCCCCTAACAGTCCCTATCTTTCATAACCTTAAGATCAGCAATGCCACATATTCAGACAGCGGACAGTATGTTTGTGCCTTACAGGTGCTTAAGAATAGAAAAGGGCACTGGAAGGTAATAACTAATGTCACAGTCACTGTGAATGGAGAATTCAACAACCACCCCAATAGGAATGACACAGCCCTGTTATATACTCCTG GGGATCCTTACATACCACTGTATGTAGTGGGAGCCTTGTTCTTCTTCTGCCTGTTTGTTACTGTCATTGTCATGATGAAAAATACCAAGATTTCGCAAG CAGAATCTCACACTCTGAGAATGAAAAG GTTCCCCATATGctga